From one Pagrus major chromosome 21, Pma_NU_1.0 genomic stretch:
- the LOC141016644 gene encoding 5'-AMP-activated protein kinase subunit gamma-2-like isoform X3 → MLEKLELDDDAAEPESDIYMRFMKSHKCYDIVPTSSKLVVFDTALQVKKAFFALVANGVRAAPLWDTEKQSFVGMLTITDFIIILHRYYKSPMVQIYELEEHKLETWREVYLPATFKPLVNISPDASLFDAVYTLIKNKIHRLPVIDPVTGNALYILTHKRILKFLQLFMCEMPKPAFMKQTLGELGIGTYHDIAFIHPDTPIIKALNIFVERRVSALPVVDESGKVVDIYSKFDVINLAAEKTYNNLDITVTQALKHRSQYFEGVMKCHKMETMETIVDRIVKAEVHRLVVVDERSSIEGIVSLSDILQALVLSPADACKEENLPE, encoded by the exons ATGCTGGAGAAACTTGAACTAGATGACGACG CTGCTGAACCTGAGAGTGATATTTACATGCGCTTTATGAAATCCCACAAGTGCTACGACATCGTCCCCACAAGTTCCAAGCTGGTTGTTTTCGACACGGCGCTCCAA GTTAAGAAAGCGTTCTTTGCCTTGGTAGCCAACGGTGTGCGAGCTGCTCCACTATGGGACACAGAGAAGCAAAGCTTTGTGG gAATGCTGACAATCACAGATTTCATCATCATACTGCACAGATACTATAAGTCACCGATG gTGCAAATTTACGAATTAGAGGAACATAAGCTCGAGACGTGGAGAG AGGTTTACCTCCCAGCTACATTCAAACCTCTGGTCAACATATCACCTGATGCGAG ccTGTTTGATGCAGTGTACAccctcatcaaaaacaaaattcacCGCCTGCCTGTCATCGACCCTGTGACGGGGAACGCACTTTATATTCTCACACACAAGAGGATCCTCAAGTTCCTCCAGCTTTTT ATGTGTGAAATGCCAAAGCCAGCTTTCATGAAGCAGACTCTCGGGGAGCTCGGCATCGGCACGTACCACGACATCGCTTTCATCCACCCGGACACACCCATCATCAAAGCACTCAACATCTTTGTAGAGAGACGAGTGTCTGCCCTGCCTGTGGTGGATGAGTCTG GCAAAGTTGTGGATATTTACTCCAAGTTTGACGTGATT AACTTGGCTGCTGAGAAGACGTACAACAACCTGGACATCACAGTGACGCAGGCTCTGAAACATCGCTCTCAGTACTTCGAAGGAGTCATGAAGTGCCACAAAATGGAAACGATGGAGACCATTGTGGACAGAATAGTCAAAGCTGAA GTGCATCGGTTGGTGGTGGTGGACGAGCGCTCCAGCATAGAGGGCATCGTCTCCCTGTCGGACATCCTCCAGGCTCTGGTGCTCAGCCCTGCAG
- the LOC141016644 gene encoding 5'-AMP-activated protein kinase subunit gamma-2-like isoform X2 codes for MVYGLFEGMLEKLELDDDAAEPESDIYMRFMKSHKCYDIVPTSSKLVVFDTALQVKKAFFALVANGVRAAPLWDTEKQSFVGMLTITDFIIILHRYYKSPMVQIYELEEHKLETWREVYLPATFKPLVNISPDASLFDAVYTLIKNKIHRLPVIDPVTGNALYILTHKRILKFLQLFMCEMPKPAFMKQTLGELGIGTYHDIAFIHPDTPIIKALNIFVERRVSALPVVDESGKVVDIYSKFDVINLAAEKTYNNLDITVTQALKHRSQYFEGVMKCHKMETMETIVDRIVKAEVHRLVVVDERSSIEGIVSLSDILQALVLSPADACKEENLPE; via the exons ATG GTCTACGGATTATTCGAAGGCATGCTGGAGAAACTTGAACTAGATGACGACG CTGCTGAACCTGAGAGTGATATTTACATGCGCTTTATGAAATCCCACAAGTGCTACGACATCGTCCCCACAAGTTCCAAGCTGGTTGTTTTCGACACGGCGCTCCAA GTTAAGAAAGCGTTCTTTGCCTTGGTAGCCAACGGTGTGCGAGCTGCTCCACTATGGGACACAGAGAAGCAAAGCTTTGTGG gAATGCTGACAATCACAGATTTCATCATCATACTGCACAGATACTATAAGTCACCGATG gTGCAAATTTACGAATTAGAGGAACATAAGCTCGAGACGTGGAGAG AGGTTTACCTCCCAGCTACATTCAAACCTCTGGTCAACATATCACCTGATGCGAG ccTGTTTGATGCAGTGTACAccctcatcaaaaacaaaattcacCGCCTGCCTGTCATCGACCCTGTGACGGGGAACGCACTTTATATTCTCACACACAAGAGGATCCTCAAGTTCCTCCAGCTTTTT ATGTGTGAAATGCCAAAGCCAGCTTTCATGAAGCAGACTCTCGGGGAGCTCGGCATCGGCACGTACCACGACATCGCTTTCATCCACCCGGACACACCCATCATCAAAGCACTCAACATCTTTGTAGAGAGACGAGTGTCTGCCCTGCCTGTGGTGGATGAGTCTG GCAAAGTTGTGGATATTTACTCCAAGTTTGACGTGATT AACTTGGCTGCTGAGAAGACGTACAACAACCTGGACATCACAGTGACGCAGGCTCTGAAACATCGCTCTCAGTACTTCGAAGGAGTCATGAAGTGCCACAAAATGGAAACGATGGAGACCATTGTGGACAGAATAGTCAAAGCTGAA GTGCATCGGTTGGTGGTGGTGGACGAGCGCTCCAGCATAGAGGGCATCGTCTCCCTGTCGGACATCCTCCAGGCTCTGGTGCTCAGCCCTGCAG
- the LOC141016644 gene encoding 5'-AMP-activated protein kinase subunit gamma-1-like isoform X1, translating into MGSTVMESSKESSKKKKRRSLRINMPDFGAFTSSQVETSGSTKSGAQTGERCTRSASPVKGLPARSPALQPQCPLSAPVQLKTSSGSPKTIFPYPSHQDSPPKSPRRLSFTGIFRSSSNSSPTSMKIFSRTRRASGLSTPPTTPTQSSSQPVFTQEAQPARPSPERVETSSRSRSLSTPPDTGQRLSLPSAKPPIPSSSPVPSYSTSHQVYGLFEGMLEKLELDDDAAEPESDIYMRFMKSHKCYDIVPTSSKLVVFDTALQVKKAFFALVANGVRAAPLWDTEKQSFVGMLTITDFIIILHRYYKSPMVQIYELEEHKLETWREVYLPATFKPLVNISPDASLFDAVYTLIKNKIHRLPVIDPVTGNALYILTHKRILKFLQLFMCEMPKPAFMKQTLGELGIGTYHDIAFIHPDTPIIKALNIFVERRVSALPVVDESGKVVDIYSKFDVINLAAEKTYNNLDITVTQALKHRSQYFEGVMKCHKMETMETIVDRIVKAEVHRLVVVDERSSIEGIVSLSDILQALVLSPADACKEENLPE; encoded by the exons GACTTTGGTGCGTTCACTTCCTCACAAGTGGAGACGAGTGGCTCGACCAAAAGTGGCGCTCAGACG GGAGAACGCTGCACCCGTTCAGCCAGCCCCGTCAAAGGATTGCCTGCGAGGAGCCCGGCTCTTCAGCCCCAGTGTCCTCTGTCTGCTCCCGTGCAACTAAAGACGAGCTcaggttcacccaaaactaTCTTCCCCTATCCCTCTCACCAGGACTCCCCACCCAAGTCCCCCCGTCGCCTAAGCTTCACTGGTATCTTCCGCTCCTCATCCAACTCCTCACCTACAAGCATGAAAATCTTCTCCAGGACCAGGAGAG CCTCAGGACTCTCCACACCACCCACCACCCCAACCCAGTCGTCCAGCCAACCTGTGTTCACCCAGGAGGCCCAGCCGGCCAGGCCCAGCCCCGAGCGTGTGGAGACGAGCTCCCGATCCCGCTCGCTCTCCACGCCTCCAGACACAGGACAGCGTCTCAGCCTTCCCTCTGCTAAACCCCCGATCCCTTCCTCGAGCCCCGTGCCATCTTACTCTACCTCACATCAA GTCTACGGATTATTCGAAGGCATGCTGGAGAAACTTGAACTAGATGACGACG CTGCTGAACCTGAGAGTGATATTTACATGCGCTTTATGAAATCCCACAAGTGCTACGACATCGTCCCCACAAGTTCCAAGCTGGTTGTTTTCGACACGGCGCTCCAA GTTAAGAAAGCGTTCTTTGCCTTGGTAGCCAACGGTGTGCGAGCTGCTCCACTATGGGACACAGAGAAGCAAAGCTTTGTGG gAATGCTGACAATCACAGATTTCATCATCATACTGCACAGATACTATAAGTCACCGATG gTGCAAATTTACGAATTAGAGGAACATAAGCTCGAGACGTGGAGAG AGGTTTACCTCCCAGCTACATTCAAACCTCTGGTCAACATATCACCTGATGCGAG ccTGTTTGATGCAGTGTACAccctcatcaaaaacaaaattcacCGCCTGCCTGTCATCGACCCTGTGACGGGGAACGCACTTTATATTCTCACACACAAGAGGATCCTCAAGTTCCTCCAGCTTTTT ATGTGTGAAATGCCAAAGCCAGCTTTCATGAAGCAGACTCTCGGGGAGCTCGGCATCGGCACGTACCACGACATCGCTTTCATCCACCCGGACACACCCATCATCAAAGCACTCAACATCTTTGTAGAGAGACGAGTGTCTGCCCTGCCTGTGGTGGATGAGTCTG GCAAAGTTGTGGATATTTACTCCAAGTTTGACGTGATT AACTTGGCTGCTGAGAAGACGTACAACAACCTGGACATCACAGTGACGCAGGCTCTGAAACATCGCTCTCAGTACTTCGAAGGAGTCATGAAGTGCCACAAAATGGAAACGATGGAGACCATTGTGGACAGAATAGTCAAAGCTGAA GTGCATCGGTTGGTGGTGGTGGACGAGCGCTCCAGCATAGAGGGCATCGTCTCCCTGTCGGACATCCTCCAGGCTCTGGTGCTCAGCCCTGCAG